From one Anabas testudineus chromosome 18, fAnaTes1.2, whole genome shotgun sequence genomic stretch:
- the LOC113155765 gene encoding Fc receptor-like protein 5: protein MDQTALQWLLFVISLLCCTTNQVRLTVSPNRSQLFEDESVSLSCEEDDSSAGWTLRRNTTTDTRSQCGDGWGRTAGSSCNINYINPLDSGVYWCESREGSTSSIINITVSGGSVILQSPVLPVMEGHDVTLHCQTKSPPSKLPADFYKDGSLIRTEPTGHMTIHHVTKSDEGLYKCHISSHGESPPSWISVTENKTTAPPTSATPPPTSIPPELVFRLVLHLVVFCPYFISTLLMVSLYRHRPTDNESTSASTQDFDDIVAVTTEYHF from the exons tcgtgatctcactgctgtgctgcacaacaaaccaag ttcgtctgactgtgagtcccaacagatctcagctgtttgaagatgagtcagtgtctctgagctgtgaggaggacgacagctctgctggatggacactgaggaggaacacaaccacagacaccagGAGCCAGTGTGGAGACGGTTGGGGAAGAACAGCTGGTTCTTCCTGTAACATCAACTACATCAACCCActggacagtggagtttactggtgtgagtccagagagggatcaaccagtagcatcatcaacatcactgtctctg gtggatcagtgatcctgcagagtcctgtcctccctgtgatggagggacatgatgtcactctgcactgtcaaacaaagagccctccctccaagctcccagctgatttctataaagatggctccctcatcaggactgagcctacaggtcacatgaccatccaccatgttaccaagtctgatgaaggcctctacaagtgtcacatcagcagtcatggagagtctccacccagctggatctctgtcacag aaaataaaaccacagctcCACCCACATCTGCCACCCCACCACCTACCTCCATTCCTCCAGAGCTTGTATTCAGactggtcctccacctggtggtgttctgtccgtacttcatctccactctcctcatggtgtctttatatcgacacagacccacag ATAATGAATCAACATCAGCATCCACCCAGGACTTTGATGACATCGTAGCAGTCACCACCGAGTATCACTTCTGA
- the LOC113155740 gene encoding butyrophilin subfamily 2 member A1-like isoform X1 — MVIQYQHESYRGRVELKDPEMKDGDVSVILKNVNINDTGTYECYVGHRQDVQLISIINLIVEPEITAKPGEDVTLQCQGPRDEAVLMLRWTRADLTAEDGYVFFTREKHLSHEKYQHESYRGRVKLKDPEMKDGDVSVILKNVTINDTGTYECYVGYEGSYPKVFNSINLTVEPGNKDGGDKDGGKSGGHKDRNSRGHVGLAVGLSVTVLVGFMFFRKLKRTGQSTNSAPADSSDVS; from the exons ATGGTCATCCAATACCAACATGAATCTTATCGTGgtcgagtggagctgaaagatccagagatgaaggacggagacgtgtctgtgattctgaagaacgttaacatcaatgatactggaacatatgagtgttatGTTGGACATAGACAAGATGTTCAGCTAATCAGCATCATCAACCTGAtagttgaaccag AAATAACAGCAAAACCTGGAGAGGACGTCACTCTGCAGTGTCAGGGGCCCAGAGATGaagctgttttaatgttgaGGTGGACGAGAGCTGATCTGACGGCAGAGGACGGCTACGTCTTCTTTAcgagagaaaaacatttatcacatGAAAAGTACCAACATGAATCTTATCGAGGTCGAGTGAAGctgaaagatccagagatgaaggacggagacgtgtctgtgattctgaagaacgtcaccatcaatgatactggaacatatgagtgttatGTTGGATATGAAGGAAGCTACCCGAAGGTCTTCAACAgcatcaacctgacagttgaaccag gaaacaaggatggaggagacaaggatggaggaaagAGTGGAGGACACaaggacagaaacagcagaggacaCGTTGGACTGGCTGTCGGTCTCTCAGTTACTGTTCTTGTTGGTTTTATGTTCTTTAGAAAACTGAAGAGAACAGGACAGAGTACAAACTCAGCTCCTGCTGATTCATCTGATGTCTCCTGA
- the LOC113168673 gene encoding NLR family CARD domain-containing protein 3-like, translated as MYSGKVLEVKEVILQKMKRNKGQSQEDTVDITDVRSKLKSKLKKKFQCVFEGIAKAGRKTLLNQIYTELYITEGGTGEVNDEHEVRQIETASRKPDRPEKTIRQEDIFKGSPGREEPIRTVMTKGVAGIGKTVLTQKFTLDWAEDKANQDIQFTFPLTFRELNVLKEKKFSLVELVHHFFTETKEAGICRFEEFQVVFILDGLDECRLPLDFHNNQILTDVTESTSVDVLLTNLIRGNLLPSARLWITTRPAAANQIPPECVNMVTEVRGFTDPQKEEYFRKRFRDEEQARRIISHIKTSRSLHIMCHIPVFCWITATVLEDVLKTREGGELPKTLTEMYIHFLVVQTKLKNIKYDGGAETDPHWSPESRKMMESLGKLAFEQLQKGNLIFYESDLTECGIDIRAASVYSGVFTQIFKEERGLYQDKVFCFVHLSVQEFLAALHVHLTFINSGVNLLSEQQSTFLWSKLFRPEVKLLHQSAVDKAIQSPNGNLDLFLRFLLGLSLETNQTLLRGLQTETGSNSQNSQETIKYIKQKIRETPSAEKSLNLFHCLNELNDRSLVEEIQQYLDSGSVSTDELSPAQWSALLFMLVSSGKDLDVFDPFKYSSNFSEEDLLFVLGVVKVSKKVVLSGCNLSERSCEALSSVLSSQSSSLRELDLSNNNLQDSGVKLLSAGLENPHCKLETLGLSGCLITEEGCASLASALSSNPSHLRELDLSYNHPGDSGVKLLSAGLDDPNWRLDTLRVEPGGVRWLRPGLRKYFCQLTIDTNTVNRELRPSDNNRKVTHVEEDQSYPDHPDRFDQCLQLLCSNGLTGRCYWEVEWSGVVDISVSYRGIRRRGDSYDCVFGWNDQSWSLRCSDDGRYSVLHNNRKTSISSSVSNRVSVYVDCPAGTLSFYRVSSDKLIHLHTFNTTFTGPLYPGFLCFIV; from the exons ATGTACAGTGGTAAAGTTCTGGAGGTGAAGGAGGtgattttacagaaaatgaaGCGTAATAAAGGTCAGTCACAGGAAG ATACTGTTGATATTACGGATGTCAGGTCTAAACTTAAATCtaagctgaagaagaagttccagtgtgtgtttgaggggatcgCGAAAGCAGGACGAaaaacccttctgaaccagatctacacagagctctacatcacagagggagggactggagaggtcaatgatgaacatgaggtcagacagattgaaacagcatccaggaaaccagacagaccagaaaaaaccatcagacaagaagacatctttaaaggctcacctggaagagaggaaccaatcagaacagtgatgacaaagggagtggctggcattgggaaaacagtcttaacacagaagttcactctggactgggctgaagacaaagccaaccaggacatacagttcacatttccattgactttcagagagctgaatgtgctgaaagagaaaaagttcagcttggtggaacttgttcatcacttctttactgaaaccaaagaagcaggaatctgcaggtttgaagagttccaggttgtgttcatcttggacggtctggatgagtgtcgacttcctctggacttccacaacaatcagatcctgactgatgttacagagtccacctcagtggatgtgctgctgacaaacctgatcagggggaacctgcttccctctgctcgcctctggataaccacacgacctgcagcagccaatcagatccctcctgagtgtgttaacatggtgacagaggtcagagggttcactgacccacagaaggaggagtacttcaggaagaggttcagagatgaggagcaggccagaagaatcatctcccacatcaagacatcacgaagcctccacatcatgtgtcacatcccagtcttctgctggatcactgctacagttctggaggatgtgttgaaaaccagagagggaggagagctgcccaagaccctgactgagatgtacatccacttcctggtggttcagaccaaactgaagaacatcaagtatgatggaggagctgagacagatccacactggagtccagagagcaggaagatgatggagtctctgggaaaactggcttttgagcagctgcagaaaggaaacctgatcttctatgaatccgacctgacagagtgtggcatcgatatcagagcagcctcagtgtactcaggagtgttcacacagatctttaaagaggagagaggactgtaccaggacaaggtgttctgcttcgtccatctgagtgttcaggagtttctggctgctcttcatgtccatctgaccttcatcaactctggagtcaatctgctgtctgaacaacagtcaACTTTTCTGTGGTCCAAACTGTTCAGACCTGAAgtaaaacttctccaccagagtgctgtggacaaggccatacagagtccaaatggaaacttggacttgtttctccgctttctcctcggtctttcactggagaccaatcagactctcctacgaggtctgcagacagagacaggaagtaacTCACAAAACAGTCAGGAAACAATAAAGTACATCAAGCAGAAAATCagagagactccctcagcagagaaaagcctcaacctgttccactgcctgaatgaactgaatgatcgttctctagtggaggagatccaacagtacctggactcaggaagtgTCTCCACAGATgaactgtctcctgctcagtggtcagctctgctcttcatgttggtgtcatcgggaaaagatctggacgtgtttgatccatttaaatactcttcaaacttttcagaggaggatcttctgtttgtgttgggagtcgtcaaagtctccaagaaagttgt actgagtggctgtaacctctcagagagaagctgtgaagctctgtcctcagttctcagctcccagtcctctagtctgagagaactggacctgagtaacaacaatctgcaggattcaggagtgaagcttctgtctgctggactggagaatccacactgtaaactggaaactctcgG actgtcaggctgtctgatcacagaggaaggctgtgcttctctggcctcagctctgagctccaacccctcccatctgagagagctggacctgagctacaatcatccaggagactcaggagtgaagctgctgtctgctggactggatgATCCAaactggagactggacactctcag ggtggagcctggtggagtccgatggttgagaccaggtctgaggaagt atttctgtcaactcaccatcgacacaaacacagtgaacagagaacTACGACcgtctgacaacaacaggaaggtgacacatgtggaggaggatcagtcatatcctgatcatccagacagatttgaccagtgtcttcagctgctgtgtagtaatggactgactggtcgctgttactgggaggtcgagtggagcggagTGGTcgatatatcagtgagttacagaggaatcagaaggagaggagacagttatgactgtgtgtttggatggaacgatcagtcctggagtctgagatGCTCTGATGATGGTCGTTACTCTGTTcttcacaataacagaaaaacatccatctcctcctctgtctctaacagagtatcagtgtatgtggactgtcctgctgggactctgtccttctacagagtctcctctgacaaactgatccacctccacaccttcaacaccacattcactggacctctttatcctgg ttttctgtgtttcattgtgtaA